TCTGGAATATACGCTTGTGGATGCTTCATTTGTAGTTTTCCTGTGATGGTGTGCTTGTGACTCCTTGTATAGAGCATCTATGCACATGATGAAGCTTGGTTTATACAGGATAGGTCGCAGAAACAACGATATCATTTTGATAGCAATATTTAAGTTTCTGTACTGTACAACATTTTGATTAGAGCTTCTAttcgttaaacaagcaaatttCTGAAGACGGGAACCTTTTTCTTAAAAGAATATATCCTGATCTTTTGCGTTTGTGATCTGTCCTTTGATTGCTATCTTCTTTGTTCTGCAACTTTTTTGTTCTACAATTTTTCTCACATTCGTGCTCATGCGTGGGCATAATATCTGCAGAGATTTAagttcctcaaaaaaaaaaaaaagaaaaaaagtggtGCACACCAAGACTCAGGGCCAACGCCACGATTCAATCAACCTTTAGTGGTTAGTAAATGCATGGGAACTTCCTAAAGAGGACGTTTTTGAAACttgcgttctttttttttttttttttggttggagaAAGGTagtttgtttcatttatttttaaaaaaataaatgtcacaaatgtgaagtaattagattttaaatttagaatctcGAATTTCAAATTCTTAGTTAACTGTGCTGGTTATCCTTCAAAATTAGTTTTGAAATATGCTGTATATTAACTTTTGATTGTTCTGATTCTATTTGTTTTGTTAATGGAATTGAAAATTCAGTGAAATTACTGGCTCTCAGTTATCAGCTGCTAATGATCAAGTAAATTCACAATTTCATCCACTAAAAAAAAGTACTCAGAACAGTTgaatttaacatgattattttgatttaataaaTTCTCTTATGTAATTGATGAAATAACATAAAGTGAAGGTTAGAAGAATCAAAAGGAGATATAAACGAAATATTGAATGTTTTGGTGGTAAATAAATAATTTCCAAATTTACCTGTTCCACATGCATGTGATAGGAATCAAGGATTCCATTTTTGGGTCCATGAATATACGGTCGAGATGGCCTCCCACTTTAGGCATGcgcattttttaattaaaggcACAAGCCCTGCAACGGTCGATTCGTCCCAACGGTCATCTTGCTTCAAATTTGAACCGTTTTCGAACCAAAGCGAGGTAACAAAGGAAAACACAAGCAGCGAACGAATCCTTCTCCCTCCGTCCTCGTCACCTCCGTTACTTGAGATCTCTCTCTCGGCAACAATTTCTtccagaattttttttctaagaaaaaaagaaatttgggatcCCATGGAAGAGAACCAAAAGAGCAACACAGAAACCTTAACCCTAGATCCTTCGTTCTCCTCTTCTGCTAGGGTATGGACGAAGGATTTGGAGACggcctcttcttctccctcgcatggagaaggagaaaaggagatGGGTTTTTCCGCGCACGATTCCATTGATTCGATGATCTTGGTTTCTGGGCCGAGGCTAATCCCTTCGGGAACTGCGGAAATGGATTGTCGCCGCGGTGAGTTTCTTCTTTTGCTCCGCTTCTTTCATTTCATTTCTTATTTGAGTTCAATTTTGAATGAGATTGTAGTAACTGGTAGTTAGGTGATCATTGCTTGTTCTTTATCTTTTTGGGGTTTTTCCCCCAAATTTTAAATGGGTTTTTTAGCTaccgttgttttctttttaatgttgTAGGGTTTTAATAGCTGAAGCTAAGCCATGAAACTCTAGATTGGGTAGTGAGTTTTTTTTGGATATCTCTTTTTGAACCCAAAGATGAATGCTTCTTTATAAAAATGCTAGTTTTACTGAAGATTTTCAGATGAATAGATGtatataattttcttctttgaCCCTATCTACCTATCTAAGAAGTTATTTTGATGATTCATTTACTCTTTTTGTGGATTAGCTTGTGTGTGCCCCTTCTTCTTTGATCAGCTTACATTACACAAAATTCATAGGACAGATTATTTATAAATTGATTTCTTTCTCAAATGATTCATGGAATTTCTGGTTCTCCTTGAAACATTCTCTCTGAATCAGAAGATCTTGTAATGTTTGTCAATGCGGGAGGCTGCACCGTACAAGGCCAAGATCCCCGCTCGAACATCATGGCTGATTCTTGTTTTCAAGGAGGGGATGTCATAGAAACCGATGAGACGATTGTAGAAGGTGGCGATTACCCATCTCTTTATCAATCGGCAAGGTACGGAGATTTCTGCTACAAGTTTGAAGGTCTCGCTCCTGGAGACTACTTCTTGGATCTCCACTTCTCCGAGATCGTCAACACAAATGGGCCGAAGGGAATTAGGGCATTCAACGTTTTCGTGCAAGAAGAGAAGGCAAGAATTGCAAACCAAAGTTTGAAACATGTGTtcagtttacttttttttttccctaaaattTTTAGGGATTTTTGCAGATAGTTTCTGAGCTAGATATCTTTGCAATTGTTGGAGCTAATAAGCCACTTCGGCTAGTTGATGTGAGAGTTACTGTGGTGGAAAATGGGGTCATAGTAGTAAGCTTCAAAGGAGTCAGAGGGACTCCCACTGTTTGTGGAATCTGTATTCGGAAAGCACCAATATTATCTGGTTAGTGTTATACTGCAAATCTATATAAGCGAGCGTTTTTGTGTTATAGATTTGATTAAATGTAGCTATTATTGACTTAATGCAGCACCACTGGTTAAAGCTGAGCATGTAGTGTGTAACAAATGTGCTACGGAGATTGAAGTATCCCCAACTCAGGTTAGGAAATAAATACAAGAATTAGAGCATATTAGATTTTATTAGGGAAACTTAGTGTGTGGGTTAGGTGACTTATTGTTCATGTTGCAGAATAGAGCTCGAAGCAAGTTCATCGCAAAGTATGAGAAGAAAATTCATGAGCTAACCAGCGAATGCAAATTAAAGACAGACGAGTGCTATACTGCTTGGTCGTCCGTAACAGCGACAAATGAGGAGCTAGAGAGGCTCAAAATGGAATATCACAACACAATTATCCAAGCTGAAAGTCTtggtaataaattgaattttgtcTTCGAATGCTTTTGTTTCGTGTATAGGctgtttttatttgtttacttgATTACTATTTTGCTATTAGAACGAACTGTCGAAACACAGACGGACAAATTGAGAGATGTCTTTGAAAGGTATGAGCACGACAAGAAGCTATGGATTTCTGCTATATCCAATTTGGAAGTAAGAATCAAGGTAACATTTCAGATTCATCATATTTAAAGGAATTAAGGTGGATACTTTCCCGTTAATTCCTAAAATGGAGTTTTTTGGGATACTTCAGGCTATGAAAAAAGAGCAGTCCCAACTTTCTTTAGATGCGCATGAATGTGCAAACTCAATTCCAGATATGAATAAGATGATCTTTGCAGTTCAGTCCTTAGGTATGTTTCAAATCACTTGCATTAAGATCATGTGAAAATCTATGCCCTGTGAGCATTTTATGCATCATCTTTGCAGTTGCTCAGTGCGAAGATCTGAAATTTAAATACAACGAAGAGATGGCCAGGAGGAAGAAGCTATATAATCAGGTCCAGGAGACaaaaggtctctctctctctctctctccccctctctctccaacCCACCCACCCACCCCCTTCTTCCAGTATTATAAGCGAAGTGTCTTGCAGGGAATATTAGAGTGTTCTGTCGTTGTCGGCCACTAAGTAAGGAAGAGACTTCAGCAGGTTACAAAGCAGTAGTAGATTTTGATGGGGCCAGGGATGGTGATATTGGGATCATTACTGGTGGATCTACCAAGAAAACCTTCAGGTTCGACAGAGTGTACACACCCAAAGACGATCAAGGCAAGTGTTAATCAAGTAATCAAAATTAATGTCTTTGTTGTTAATATATGACTTAAATTAGCAACAAAATTTATAGTGCTTGTTTTGATGGAGCCAATTTCTTAGCTTCATATATTTACTGAAGCTGGATAAAGCTAAACATTTGTTACCATGAACAGCTGGTGTTTATGCGGATGCATCGCCATTGGTCACGTCAGTCTTAGATGGCTACAATGTGTGCATATTTGCCTATGGGCAGACCGGTACTGGAAAGACGTTCACAATGGAAGGCACGGAGAAAAATAGAGGAGTGAACTACAGAACTCTGGAGGAGTTGTTTCAGATTgctagagagaggaaggagactGTTACCTACGACATCTGTGTCAGTGTTCTCGAGGTTTACAATGAACAAATAAGGGACTTGTTGGCAACATCCCCATCGTCAAAGAAGTAAAATACTTCTCACCAACAGAAATTTGTCTTTGGATTTTTTGTGTATATATGCCTCAAGATGCACTTCTATGTTTATACTCATCAACATTAACAAATAGCATCTGTATGCTAAGGCATAACCCCCATACCCTGACTTAGAGAAACTTGTGAAATGACAAGTACAACACTATTTCAATCTGCATCAGTACCCTTTATGTGTTTGCGAATGCTATGGTACCCGTTGGATTTTGGGGTATTGATGGAAAAGATGACGGTGATCTTGTCATTTCGTGGTTTTGGTTACAGTTATTTGGGGTTCAATATTTCAAGTAAACATTGTTCGTGCGATACTTACCGCGGAGCGTATGCACAAAACCAATATGTTCTAGGGGCAATAATAACGTAATACACATAGTTTGAGGATATATATCTGCAAAATACGTCTTTGTTTTGTCAGAAATTTGGATATGAACTGTAGATTTGAATATTTAGTTTTTCTACATGTAGGTTGGAAATAAAACAGGCCGCTGAAGGATTTCATCATGTGCCCGGTATAGTACAAGCCAAGGTTGAGAGCATAAAGGAGGTATGGGACGTGCTACAAGCAGGAAGTAATGCGAGAGCTGTTGGGTCGAATAACATAAATGAGCATAGCAGTCGATCTCACTGGTTAGTGGATTAAACTTACGGATGCTATTGGGTTTCGGTGAAAGTGGTCTACTTTGGTCATGCAGATTGTTTCTTTCATTTATTCAGCATGCTATGCATAATGGTGAAGGCGAAGAATTTGATGAACGGGGAGTGCACAAAAAGCAAGCTTTGGCTTGTAGATCTGGCCGGAAGTGAGAGGCTTGCGAAGACCGAAGTGCAAGGAGAGAGGCTTAAGGAAGCTCAGAACATCAATAAATCCCTTTCAGCCCTTGGCGATGTCATTTCTGCTCTTGCAAACAAAAGCAGCCATGTTCCCTACAGGTTTGAAATTCAGCGAAGTTGCCTGTTGTATAGCTTATCTTCTTAGTTGACTGAAGAATAATCTTGTAAAACCAGCCATCTTGTATAACTTGATCCAAATTTATTTCcccctgaaaaaaaaagaaagtagatCAAGTtgcaaaatcaacaaattagtttcctttttttttttcccaaatgGCCATTAATAAAAGCTACATTGGTTTTTCAGGAATTCCAAGTTGACACATTTGCTGCAAGATTCGCTAGGTATACTTGGAGTGCTTCACAGAATTTGCTATGTTTCACAGCTATAATTCTCATAATTTGCATTCATGTTGTACAGGTGGTGACTCTAAAGCACTAATGTTCGTTCAAATCAGCCCCTCAGAAAATGACGTAGGTGAGACACTGAGTTCCTTGAACTTTTCAAGCCGAGTCCGTGGTATTGAGTTAGGTCCCGCAAAGAAGCAGGTTGACACAGGAGAACTTCAAAAGATGAAGCAAATGGTTAGCATGAATATACctgggaaaaaaattttcttcctGAACTCATAAACTTGTTTATCTTAGCTTCGCTaagtatttttgttttcttctcttgAAGCTTGATAAAGCAAAGCAGGACACTAGAACTAAGGATGAGACCATGAGGAAACTAGAGGAGAACTGTCAAAACTTAGAGAGCAAAATCAGAGGGAAAGAGCAGAATTATAAAAATCTGCTTGAGAAGGTAtttgtttttacttttgaaAACATCTACATCATTTATTGTTTTTAGTTGTCCAGTCCCTTATTGTTCTTTTAATAGTAGAACAAAGAGCTTGAGAACCAACTACAGTCGAAGATGGAGTTCCAGAGCTTTTCTGAGAAGCAACAGTGCCAGCTCTCAGAGAAATTGAAGGGCAAGGAAGAAATGTGCATCACCCTTGAGAAAAAGGTAACAACATCTGTTAATTTGCTATATTCTCTTCTTCAAGTAGATCTTAATAAGTTGGAAttacattgaaaaaaaaaaaaattaacacttCTCTATTTCACAGGTGAAAGACTTGGAATATCGGTTAAAAGAGCAGCAAAACTCCAATGCTGAGAGGTCCATTCTCCAACAAAAGGTTTTCTAGAACAACCAAGACTTGTTTTCATGTTTTTATTGTGATTATTGCAAGAATAATCTGATGGTCCCTCTTTGATGATTGTCCTACTTAGATTGTTGAACTGGAATGCAAATTGAAAGAGCAAATACACTCTCAATCAGTTGCAGAACTAAAGGTTATTActtctttcctttgtttttCGGAACGCGCCAACATGTGCTGTCTCCTCCTGCACTGAGTAAGCTACTAATAACGCATGCTTATCGAAAACCATATGCAGATTAAGGAACTTGAATACAAACTCAAGGAGAAACAGCAACGGGAGTCAATTCTCGAGCTAAAGGTAGTTCTACTACTCCAGtgtgtttttcttcttttctaagcaataaaacgACAGCTGAATATATTGATATACATTGAATTTTCGCAGGTTATGGAGCTTGAAAGTAAACTACAAGGTGGGAGAGAGCAATCTAATAATGCTAAGATTCTATTCGACTATACTAACGAATCGTCAAGAACTACAACAACACCAATGGAAGGAAAATCATTCTCGAGAGAAGAATCGGCAAATGAAAGCGACCATCAAATTCTAAGAAGCTCAAACTCGATCAACAAGCCAATAACCTCGAAGGAATCAATCTTGCTCAGAGGAGCACAGACTCTTCATGAgatgaagaggaggagagaatcAAGAAGTTCGTTATACGGAGAACACGAGAACAGTATCGTGGTGTCGTCAGCGGTAGCAGAGAAGAAGAAGGTTTTACAAAGCCATTCGATTAGGGTCAGGAGAATAGAACCGTCAAAGGCTCTCGGGAGGCTTACTAGGACTTCAAAGGTGGTTACAACCAACAAGATGTTTCCTCATAGCAGAATCAGCAAAGAGCCTCAGGGGGGTGGAGtcaaggagaaagaaaaaatcagaGGCTGGGCCAGGTAGCTTCTAACAACTGCAACTTCTGTTGCCATTTGTGATATAGCTTACGTGATATATAGCTCACTTTCTCCGGTgatttcgatttgaaatttgatattttagctTATACTGCATGTTGATGTACCAAAACAAAAGCATATGGCATGATGCAGAGAATGTACTAATCTTGTTCTTtgatgtgtgcgtgtgtgtgtatagTGATCTTCTTACCAATTATGACTCAGATTGCGTTAATTCGTCGATAAGAGAATATCTGTAAGATTAGTTGTGACATCCCACTTTTCAGGAGCATCCATCCTATTGTAACGCCCTACTTTACAGGAGGTCATCCATCCTAAAACTACTCTAATTCTAACATACTTAAGTTTCTTAATCTTTTGAATCTAATCACTGTCGAAAATATTATAGCCGGATTAAAATGtttagttatattatattatatatacatgacaATGTCAATTCCGGAGACCTCACATCAGTGCTTTAATTTCGTTCTTTGGATTGATCTTATCAACAAATACATTTCGTCCataaaaagttttataaaaatgtaCGGAGACTAGTCGCCTTTTTGAAATGATCTACTCAACTTGAAACCCCTTTGACTGAGACCCTTCAACCGTAGGCATTTTTGAGATCTCCTCTACTTCAAACTTTTGACTCATACTCCTTTAACTCCAAGTCCTTcgaaattaagtaattttaggTAAAATTAAGTGcagaaaatttattaaattcatcaaTTATTTCATCGGGcttaacaattttaataattatttagcaaataaaactgaAATAATTAATGACTGATGGTCAATAGAACcataaattgtaaaaaaaaaattaactgaaaTAACTTACATAATTCAATTTAAGTCACAgctgaaaaaaaatacaattttatgtaaaaattcGGTTGTATTCTCAGCTTACTTGTGCAGGAATTAGTATTGATTTAGTAATGCGGTGTTTAGATGCATTATTTTTAAGGGATAATCGCCTTATACCCTTCAAAATCtctgaaatatcttatttattattatttttttaatttcaaatatactctttatatttttttttattatttaaaaatactcATGCTGTTAGTGTTTGTTAAGTCATCTCGGACTCAATCCGAgttaaatttttaccataactacaaaatattaaaaatgcttATTTTATCCCttacttaagggcaaataaaaaaagttggtaaCGATAGAAGCGTACAtttgaaaaagcaaaaaatcaaaatactttttttgtccttaacttaaagcaaataaaaaaaatagtgataatagaaggatatatttaaaaggcaaaatgataattttttatagataATGACTGTTTCTAATAGTTCACTAacacagaatttaactctagtatatttgaaagactttgaaattttaaaaagatatttttaatattagctttttAAGAAggataaataaagaaataaaatttttttgaagaatATATAAGCAAATACTTCTATTTTATTCACCATTTTCAAAATACTCTCAAATTCTCTCTTTTTATGCTNGACTTTGAAagtttaaaaagatatttttaatattagcttttcaagaaggataaataagaaataagaaatttttgaagaatataTAAGCAAATGCTCCTATTTTTATTCACCAAGTTCAAAATACTctcaaattttctctttttatgctATAAAAATTACGATGACAACCACCactgagaaaaaaaatgtaagtaCGTACTTCTCTATGAACAGTTGTTCTGTAATATTATATagcattataaaaaaaaaaagcaggttaaaaatgctttaaatattttgaaactttaaaagagaaaaggacTTCTAACCATTATATTACCAAACAAATAACTGAACAAGGCGTTAGTAGCTTTAGAAGTAGCCCGTGTTCTTCTAGAATATATTGACACAATTTATAGTCTCCATGCACGATGCATCAGCAACTTTAGACCTTTCTGCCTGTCCCAGACCCCGGTAGGTGTGGTCCTGCCCGTTGGACAGACAGGCGGACCGGCCACCACTGTCTCAAAGTAACCGAGAACTTTCTGCACTTGGTTGTTTACTGTATCCGAtgctttattttatatatttttttccactAACTTAGATTTTCAAATTCAGAAAAAGTTCActcgagagaaaaaaaaaaaaatagaatgtaTCAGTTATAATACTGACGTGGTATTCttaatcaataaaattatttttcttgaaTTCACTTGTTCCGTTatgattaatagaaaaatattgttattgtattttttttttaagaagagaGATATAATTGCTTGTTACAGATAGATTTCCTCCACTCGAGGgatgttgttttattttttttagagataggtagtacggtatccgcttcgtttatttcatttagaaataaacttagctggaaatgtgaatcgattaggatttgaacttgggatcTTGAATttcaaccatcaaattctttgccacttgctctagggacggttagTGACGGATGTTGTTGAAAGAGGTGAATTACACGTCAAGCAGATCacactaatttaattaaaatattttaattaaaatataattttaacaattttatccaaaaatagaaaatacgTGTGTATATATTAAtcgttttaatttttgaaaagctTCCTAATTTGTCATATGTTAATATTACCCCTATCTAAAAGCTGTAttctttctctctaaattttatttttttcaaagagttttagtaatgaaatttttagataaaaatataattaatatatgacAACGAATCGAAAATTttacaacaaaattttattaaaaagctcttgctcaaattttatttcCCACGCGCATGGGTTCAGACTCTAAtttgggttttgttttttttttttaaaaggaatTTTCAACTACTTTTTTTGTCCATCACCATCACCATGACTAGTCATTCACTAGCTTCATTCGTCTTCTGCCACGTGTCGAAATGCTTCTAGAAACTATAAGCTCCGCCACCGTGGTGCAGCCGCCTATTTGTAAGACGACTGAAAAAAGTATATTAAATCACATTTACATCatatcattaattatatatttttatttttatgaaatataataataatttttattaattatgatggaacttattaatttttttaaaaaaaattatttatttgaaatatcatCTATTNTTTACCACATGACAGATTGTTCTTCACTCTTATCATCATTTgatccttttcattttctttatcaaactttcaattaatacatttaattaatatatatctaaACGTTATCATTACCAAACTTTCAAGTTGTCCACCCTTTCTttttaaactttcaattaatacatttaattaatatatctaaacGTTACCATTATCAAACCTTCAATGTTAAGTTGTCCTTCACCACATACGCCCCTTCCCttttcaaaacttttaattaatatatttaattaatacatctaaacaTTTTTAGTACCAAATTCTTCCtccatatttttcatatttaattaattaatcaattctCTTTCTCATCTTTTCTTATATACTGTTGCCTCCCTCTCTCCCTTCCTTACTAGTGCACGCCCATGTCTCCCCTCCACTGAAGGGAT
This genomic window from Ananas comosus cultivar F153 linkage group 3, ASM154086v1, whole genome shotgun sequence contains:
- the LOC109707242 gene encoding kinesin-like protein KIN-14E isoform X2; amino-acid sequence: MEENQKSNTETLTLDPSFSSSARVWTKDLETASSSPSHGEGEKEMGFSAHDSIDSMILVSGPRLIPSGTAEMDCRREDLVMFVNAGGCTVQGQDPRSNIMADSCFQGGDVIETDETIVEGGDYPSLYQSARYGDFCYKFEGLAPGDYFLDLHFSEIVNTNGPKGIRAFNVFVQEEKIVSELDIFAIVGANKPLRLVDVRVTVVENGVIVVSFKGVRGTPTVCGICIRKAPILSAPLVKAEHVVCNKCATEIEVSPTQNRARSKFIAKYEKKIHELTSECKLKTDECYTAWSSVTATNEELERLKMEYHNTIIQAESLERTVETQTDKLRDVFERYEHDKKLWISAISNLEAMKKEQSQLSLDAHECANSIPDMNKMIFAVQSLVAQCEDLKFKYNEEMARRKKLYNQVQETKGNIRVFCRCRPLSKEETSAGYKAVVDFDGARDGDIGIITGGSTKKTFRFDRVYTPKDDQAGVYADASPLVTSVLDGYNVCIFAYGQTGTGKTFTMEGTEKNRGVNYRTLEELFQIARERKETVTYDICVSVLEVYNEQIRDLLATSPSSKKLEIKQAAEGFHHVPGIVQAKVESIKEVWDVLQAGSNARAVGSNNINEHSSRSHCMLCIMVKAKNLMNGECTKSKLWLVDLAGSERLAKTEVQGERLKEAQNINKSLSALGDVISALANKSSHVPYRNSKLTHLLQDSLGGDSKALMFVQISPSENDVGETLSSLNFSSRVRGIELGPAKKQVDTGELQKMKQMLDKAKQDTRTKDETMRKLEENCQNLESKIRGKEQNYKNLLEKNKELENQLQSKMEFQSFSEKQQCQLSEKLKGKEEMCITLEKKVKDLEYRLKEQQNSNAERSILQQKIVELECKLKEQIHSQSVAELKIKELEYKLKEKQQRESILELKVMELESKLQGGREQSNNAKILFDYTNESSRTTTTPMEGKSFSREESANESDHQILRSSNSINKPITSKESILLRGAQTLHEMKRRRESRSSLYGEHENSIVVSSAVAEKKKVLQSHSIRVRRIEPSKALGRLTRTSKVVTTNKMFPHSRISKEPQGGGVKEKEKIRGWAR
- the LOC109707242 gene encoding kinesin-like protein KIN-14E isoform X1, which encodes MEENQKSNTETLTLDPSFSSSARVWTKDLETASSSPSHGEGEKEMGFSAHDSIDSMILVSGPRLIPSGTAEMDCRREDLVMFVNAGGCTVQGQDPRSNIMADSCFQGGDVIETDETIVEGGDYPSLYQSARYGDFCYKFEGLAPGDYFLDLHFSEIVNTNGPKGIRAFNVFVQEEKIVSELDIFAIVGANKPLRLVDVRVTVVENGVIVVSFKGVRGTPTVCGICIRKAPILSAPLVKAEHVVCNKCATEIEVSPTQNRARSKFIAKYEKKIHELTSECKLKTDECYTAWSSVTATNEELERLKMEYHNTIIQAESLERTVETQTDKLRDVFERYEHDKKLWISAISNLEVRIKAMKKEQSQLSLDAHECANSIPDMNKMIFAVQSLVAQCEDLKFKYNEEMARRKKLYNQVQETKGNIRVFCRCRPLSKEETSAGYKAVVDFDGARDGDIGIITGGSTKKTFRFDRVYTPKDDQAGVYADASPLVTSVLDGYNVCIFAYGQTGTGKTFTMEGTEKNRGVNYRTLEELFQIARERKETVTYDICVSVLEVYNEQIRDLLATSPSSKKLEIKQAAEGFHHVPGIVQAKVESIKEVWDVLQAGSNARAVGSNNINEHSSRSHCMLCIMVKAKNLMNGECTKSKLWLVDLAGSERLAKTEVQGERLKEAQNINKSLSALGDVISALANKSSHVPYRNSKLTHLLQDSLGGDSKALMFVQISPSENDVGETLSSLNFSSRVRGIELGPAKKQVDTGELQKMKQMLDKAKQDTRTKDETMRKLEENCQNLESKIRGKEQNYKNLLEKNKELENQLQSKMEFQSFSEKQQCQLSEKLKGKEEMCITLEKKVKDLEYRLKEQQNSNAERSILQQKIVELECKLKEQIHSQSVAELKIKELEYKLKEKQQRESILELKVMELESKLQGGREQSNNAKILFDYTNESSRTTTTPMEGKSFSREESANESDHQILRSSNSINKPITSKESILLRGAQTLHEMKRRRESRSSLYGEHENSIVVSSAVAEKKKVLQSHSIRVRRIEPSKALGRLTRTSKVVTTNKMFPHSRISKEPQGGGVKEKEKIRGWAR